The following are encoded together in the Streptococcus oralis genome:
- a CDS encoding ABC transporter ATP-binding protein yields MKRQTANQTLKRLTVDLANHPFLLFLAFLGTIAQVALSIYLPILVGQVIDQVLVTGSSPVFWQIFIQMILVVIGNTLVQWANPLLYNRLIFSYTKDLRERIIHKLHRLPISFVDRQGSGEMVSRVTTDIEQLAAGLTMIFNQFFIGVLMILVSILAMLQIHLLMTLLVLLLTPLSMVISRFIAKRSYHLFQKQTETRGIQTQLIEESLSQQTIIQSFNAQTEFIQRLHEANANYAGYSQSAIFYSSTVNPSTRFVNALIYALLAGVGAYRIMMGSTLTIGRLVTFLNYVQQYTKPFNDISSVLAELQSALACAERVYAVLESPEVAETGKEVLTSDQVKGAISFKHVSFGYHPERILIKDLSIDIPAGSKVAIVGPTGAGKSTLINLLMRFYPINSGDILLDGQSIYDYTRASLRQQFGMVLQETWLKQGTIHDNIAFGNPDASREQVIAAAKAANADFFIQQLPQGYDTKLENAGESLSVGQAQLLTIARVFLAIPKILILDEATSSIDTRTEVLVQDAFAKLMKGRTSFIIAHRLSTIQDADLILVLVDGDIVEHGNHQDLMARKGKYYQMQKAAAFRSE; encoded by the coding sequence ATGAAACGACAAACTGCAAACCAAACTCTCAAGCGTTTGACCGTAGATTTAGCAAACCATCCCTTCCTCCTTTTCCTAGCCTTTTTAGGAACTATTGCCCAAGTTGCTTTATCGATCTACCTACCTATCTTGGTTGGGCAGGTCATTGACCAGGTCCTCGTAACTGGTTCTTCACCAGTTTTTTGGCAGATTTTCATCCAGATGATCTTGGTGGTCATAGGAAATACACTGGTACAATGGGCCAATCCTCTTCTTTATAATCGTCTAATCTTCTCTTATACCAAAGACTTGCGAGAGAGAATCATTCATAAACTCCATCGTTTACCGATTTCCTTTGTAGATAGACAAGGTAGTGGGGAAATGGTTAGTCGTGTAACCACGGATATCGAACAGTTGGCAGCTGGCTTGACCATGATTTTTAACCAATTTTTCATTGGTGTCTTGATGATTTTGGTTAGTATTCTAGCCATGCTCCAAATTCATCTCCTCATGACCCTCTTGGTCTTGCTGTTGACGCCGCTGTCCATGGTGATTTCACGCTTTATTGCCAAACGCTCCTATCATCTCTTCCAGAAGCAAACAGAGACCAGGGGGATTCAGACTCAGTTGATTGAAGAGTCGCTTAGCCAGCAGACCATTATCCAGTCCTTCAATGCTCAAACAGAGTTTATCCAAAGACTGCACGAGGCGAATGCCAACTATGCAGGCTATTCTCAGTCAGCCATCTTTTATTCATCAACGGTTAATCCTTCAACTCGCTTTGTCAATGCGCTCATTTATGCCCTTCTTGCTGGAGTGGGAGCCTATCGTATCATGATGGGTTCAACCTTGACCATTGGGCGTTTAGTGACTTTTTTGAACTATGTCCAACAGTATACCAAGCCCTTTAACGATATTTCTTCAGTGCTAGCTGAGTTGCAAAGTGCTCTCGCTTGCGCAGAGCGTGTCTATGCTGTCTTAGAAAGTCCTGAGGTTGCTGAAACAGGTAAGGAAGTCTTGACCAGTGACCAAGTCAAGGGAGCTATTTCCTTTAAACATGTTTCTTTTGGCTACCATCCTGAAAGGATCTTGATTAAGGACTTATCCATCGATATCCCAGCTGGTAGCAAGGTAGCCATCGTTGGTCCGACAGGTGCTGGTAAGTCAACTCTTATCAATCTCCTCATGCGTTTTTATCCTATTAACTCGGGAGATATCTTGCTAGATGGGCAATCCATTTATGATTATACCCGAGCTTCATTGAGACAGCAGTTTGGGATGGTTCTCCAAGAAACCTGGCTCAAGCAAGGAACCATCCATGACAATATTGCCTTTGGAAATCCTGATGCTAGCCGGGAGCAGGTGATTGCTGCTGCAAAGGCAGCCAACGCAGACTTTTTCATCCAACAGTTGCCACAGGGATACGATACCAAGTTGGAAAATGCAGGAGAATCTCTCTCTGTCGGGCAAGCCCAGCTCTTGACCATCGCCCGAGTCTTTCTAGCTATCCCAAAGATTCTTATCTTAGACGAGGCAACTTCCTCCATCGATACACGGACAGAAGTGCTGGTACAGGATGCCTTTGCCAAACTGATGAAGGGGCGCACAAGCTTTATCATTGCTCACCGTTTGTCAACTATTCAGGATGCGGATCTGATTCTAGTCTTGGTGGATGGTGACATTGTTGAGCATGGTAACCATCAGGATCTCATGGCTAGAAAGGGCAAGTATTACCAAATGCAGAAAGCTGCAGCTTTTCGCTCTGAATAA
- a CDS encoding site-specific integrase, translated as MERIEDKFLEQSELKILLKAMKKYNRGYHVARMAEFMALNGYRVGEAGALKFENYDKKNRTITINGTLDPTRKGLEGVKTTPKTLSSVRVVDLTNKEIEIIEEFIELHELRKNTNPAYKDMGFIFVSSSGIPIHKSSISKLMKNANATLKKPINKKLHPHILRHTLISTLAENNIPLKAITQRVAHKDNGKTTMEIYTHVTKNIKSKVVDVLDKIYK; from the coding sequence ATGGAGCGTATTGAAGACAAATTCCTTGAACAAAGCGAATTAAAAATATTGTTAAAAGCCATGAAAAAATACAATAGAGGGTATCATGTTGCTCGTATGGCTGAATTTATGGCTTTGAATGGTTATCGAGTCGGTGAAGCTGGTGCGCTTAAATTTGAAAATTACGATAAGAAAAACCGTACTATCACTATCAACGGAACTTTAGATCCAACTCGTAAAGGTTTAGAAGGTGTCAAAACAACTCCTAAAACCTTATCATCTGTCAGAGTGGTTGATTTAACGAATAAAGAAATTGAGATTATTGAAGAATTTATAGAGCTGCATGAATTAAGAAAAAATACGAATCCAGCCTATAAAGATATGGGATTTATATTCGTTTCTTCTAGCGGTATTCCAATTCATAAATCAAGCATCAGTAAGTTAATGAAGAATGCTAATGCAACTCTAAAGAAACCAATTAACAAAAAATTGCACCCTCACATTCTAAGACACACTCTTATCAGTACGCTTGCTGAAAACAATATCCCCTTAAAAGCAATAACTCAGAGAGTTGCCCACAAAGATAATGGTAAGACAACCATGGAAATCTATACTCACGTTACCAAGAACATCAAGTCAAAAGTTGTTGATGTCCTGGATAAAATTTACAAATAG
- the rplL gene encoding 50S ribosomal protein L7/L12, with protein MALNIENIIAEIKEASILELNDLVKAIEEEFGVTAAAPVAVAAAGAADAGAAKDSFDVELTAAGDKKVGVIKVVREITGLGLKEAKELVDGAPGVIKEGVPTAEAEEIKAKLEEAGASVTLK; from the coding sequence ATGGCATTGAACATTGAAAACATTATTGCTGAAATTAAAGAAGCTTCAATCCTTGAATTGAACGACCTTGTAAAAGCTATCGAAGAAGAATTTGGTGTAACTGCAGCTGCTCCTGTAGCTGTTGCTGCAGCTGGTGCTGCTGACGCTGGTGCTGCTAAAGACTCATTTGACGTTGAGTTGACAGCTGCTGGTGACAAAAAAGTTGGCGTTATCAAAGTTGTACGTGAAATCACTGGTCTTGGACTTAAAGAAGCTAAAGAACTTGTTGATGGTGCACCAGGTGTCATCAAAGAAGGCGTTCCAACTGCAGAAGCTGAAGAAATCAAAGCTAAATTGGAAGAAGCTGGAGCTTCAGTTACTCTTAAATAA
- a CDS encoding ImmA/IrrE family metallo-endopeptidase — MKVNELLDEYQVTLYLFSETMWVRRGFYFPDERIIYVNRDFISLEEREKVILHELGHINHNPAHYKRLLYKYENEADRFMIRHLISEELAQYEVSDFNWLQFAERHKISTIWGEDMIQEEFKKIEGI; from the coding sequence TTGAAAGTGAATGAGTTACTGGATGAATACCAGGTCACACTCTATCTCTTCTCAGAAACCATGTGGGTGCGTAGGGGCTTCTATTTCCCTGATGAGCGCATTATCTACGTCAATAGGGATTTTATATCCCTAGAGGAGCGAGAAAAGGTCATCCTGCACGAATTAGGGCACATAAACCACAATCCAGCGCATTACAAGAGACTACTTTACAAATACGAGAACGAAGCAGACCGCTTCATGATTCGACATCTCATCTCTGAAGAACTCGCGCAGTATGAAGTATCAGACTTCAACTGGCTCCAGTTTGCAGAAAGACACAAAATCTCAACAATCTGGGGCGAGGATATGATCCAGGAAGAGTTTAAGAAAATAGAAGGAATATAA
- a CDS encoding TRZ/ATZ family protein — MKVYQHVNIVTCDQDFHVYLDGILAVKDSQIIYVGQEEPEILEQAEQIIDYQGAWIMPGLVNCHTHSAMTGLRGIQDDSNLHEWLNDYIWPAEAGFTPDMTTKAVKEALTEMLQSGTTTFNDMYNPNGVDIQQIYQAVKASKMSCYFSPTLFSSEAETTAETISRTRAIIEEILGYENPNFKVMVAPHSPYSCSRDLLEASLDMAKELNIPLHIHVAETKEESGIILKRYGKRPLAFLEELGYLDHPSVFAHGVELNEREIERLATSHVAIAHNPISNLKLASGIAPIIQLQKAGVAVGIATDSVASNNNLDMFEEGRTAALLQKMKSGDASQFPIETALKALTIEGAKVLGMEKQIGSLEVGKQADFLVIQPQGKIHLQPQKNMLSHLVYAVKSSDVDDVYIAGEQVVKQGKVLTVEI, encoded by the coding sequence ATGAAAGTCTATCAGCATGTAAATATCGTGACTTGTGACCAAGATTTCCATGTTTATTTGGATGGTATCTTAGCCGTTAAGGACTCTCAAATCATTTATGTCGGCCAAGAGGAGCCAGAGATTTTAGAGCAAGCTGAGCAGATTATAGACTATCAGGGAGCCTGGATCATGCCTGGTTTGGTCAATTGCCATACCCATTCAGCTATGACAGGATTGAGAGGGATCCAAGATGATAGCAATCTCCATGAATGGCTCAATGACTATATCTGGCCTGCAGAAGCAGGATTTACGCCTGATATGACTACCAAGGCGGTCAAAGAAGCTCTGACAGAGATGCTCCAGTCAGGGACAACAACCTTCAACGATATGTATAATCCCAATGGTGTGGATATCCAGCAAATTTATCAGGCAGTTAAGGCTTCCAAGATGAGTTGTTATTTCTCACCGACCCTCTTTTCTTCAGAGGCAGAAACAACTGCTGAGACCATAAGCAGAACCCGAGCCATCATAGAGGAAATCTTAGGATATGAAAACCCAAATTTCAAGGTTATGGTAGCTCCACATTCTCCCTACAGCTGTAGTAGAGACTTGCTGGAAGCGAGCTTAGATATGGCAAAAGAGCTAAATATCCCTCTCCATATCCATGTGGCAGAGACCAAGGAAGAGTCAGGAATTATCCTCAAACGCTATGGCAAACGTCCCCTCGCCTTTCTAGAAGAACTGGGTTATTTAGATCATCCGTCTGTCTTTGCTCATGGGGTCGAGCTAAACGAGCGAGAAATTGAACGCTTGGCAACTTCTCATGTGGCAATCGCCCATAATCCTATCAGTAACCTCAAACTGGCCTCAGGGATCGCTCCAATCATCCAACTGCAAAAAGCAGGAGTAGCAGTCGGAATTGCGACTGACTCAGTTGCTTCCAATAATAATCTAGATATGTTTGAGGAAGGACGGACCGCAGCCCTTCTTCAGAAAATGAAGAGTGGAGATGCCAGCCAATTCCCTATCGAGACAGCCCTTAAGGCACTGACGATCGAAGGAGCTAAGGTTCTAGGAATGGAAAAGCAGATAGGAAGCCTAGAAGTTGGCAAGCAAGCGGATTTTCTGGTCATTCAACCACAAGGAAAAATCCATCTTCAACCTCAGAAAAATATGCTCTCTCATCTGGTTTATGCTGTCAAATCCAGTGATGTTGATGATGTTTATATCGCTGGAGAACAGGTGGTTAAGCAAGGCAAAGTTTTGACAGTAGAGATTTAA
- a CDS encoding dihydroorotate oxidase: MVSTKTQIAGFEFDNCLMNAAGVACMTIAELEGVKDSVAGTFVTKTATLDFRQGNPEPRYQNVPLGSINSMGLPNNGLDYYLEYLLDLQEKEPNHTFFLSLVGMSPEETHTILKKVQESEFKGLTELNLSCPNVPGKPQIAYDFETTDRILSEVFAYFTKPLGIKLPPYFDIVHFDQAAEIFNKYPLKFVNCVNSIGNGLYIEDESVVIRPKNGFGGIGGEYIKPTALANVHAFYQRLNPQIQIIGTGGVLTGRDAFEHILCGASMVQVGTTLHKEGVGAFERITNELKAIMTEKGYENLEDFRGKLRYID, translated from the coding sequence ATGGTATCAACAAAAACTCAAATTGCTGGTTTTGAGTTTGACAATTGCTTGATGAACGCAGCAGGTGTAGCTTGTATGACAATAGCTGAGTTGGAAGGTGTCAAAGACTCAGTAGCAGGAACCTTTGTCACTAAGACAGCAACCTTGGACTTCCGTCAGGGAAATCCTGAACCTCGTTACCAAAATGTTCCACTTGGTTCCATCAACTCTATGGGCTTGCCAAATAATGGTTTAGACTATTATCTGGAATATCTTTTGGACTTGCAGGAAAAAGAGCCAAACCATACTTTCTTCCTATCTCTGGTTGGCATGTCTCCAGAGGAAACACATACCATCTTGAAAAAAGTCCAAGAGAGTGAGTTTAAAGGATTGACAGAGCTCAATCTCTCTTGTCCAAATGTTCCAGGAAAGCCTCAGATTGCTTATGATTTTGAGACAACAGACCGTATCTTGTCAGAGGTATTTGCCTACTTTACCAAACCTCTTGGAATTAAGTTGCCACCTTATTTTGATATTGTCCACTTTGACCAAGCAGCAGAAATTTTCAACAAGTATCCACTCAAGTTTGTCAACTGTGTCAACTCTATCGGAAATGGCCTTTACATTGAAGATGAGTCGGTCGTGATTCGCCCTAAAAATGGTTTTGGTGGGATTGGTGGAGAGTATATCAAACCGACTGCTCTAGCGAATGTACATGCCTTCTACCAACGTCTCAATCCTCAAATTCAAATCATTGGTACAGGTGGTGTCTTGACAGGTCGCGACGCCTTTGAACATATCCTCTGTGGTGCCAGCATGGTGCAGGTGGGAACCACCCTTCACAAGGAAGGCGTCGGTGCTTTTGAGCGTATTACCAATGAACTAAAAGCAATCATGACGGAAAAAGGGTACGAAAACCTAGAAGATTTCCGCGGGAAATTGCGCTATATTGACTAA
- the gdhA gene encoding NADP-specific glutamate dehydrogenase, whose protein sequence is MTSAKDYIQSVFETVTARNGHEAEFLQAVEEFFSTLEPVFEKHPEYIEENILARITEPERVISFRVPWLDRDGKVQVNRGYRVQFNSAVGPYKGGLRFHPTVNQGILKFLGFEQIFKNVLTGLPIGGGKGGSDFDPKGKTDAEVMNFCQSFMTELQKYIGPSLDVPAGDIGVGGREIGYLYGQYKRLNQFDAGVLTGKPLPFGGSLIRPEATGYGLVYYTEEMLKANGNSFAGKKVVISGSGNVAQFALQKATELGATVISVSDSNGYVIDENGIDFDLLADVKNKRRARLTEYAAEKSTATYHEGSVWTYTGSYDIALPCATQNEINGDAVKRLVAQGVICVSEGANMPSDLDAIKVYKENGLLYGPAKAANAGGVAVSALEMSQNSLRLSWTREEVDGRLKDIMTNIFNTAKTTAETYGLGTDYLAGANIAAFENVANAMIAQGVV, encoded by the coding sequence ATGACATCTGCTAAAGACTATATCCAAAGCGTGTTTGAAACTGTAACAGCTCGTAATGGGCACGAGGCTGAATTTCTCCAGGCGGTTGAAGAATTCTTCAGTACCTTGGAGCCTGTCTTTGAAAAGCACCCTGAGTATATCGAAGAAAATATCTTGGCACGTATCACTGAACCTGAGCGCGTGATTTCTTTCCGTGTTCCTTGGCTTGATCGTGATGGAAAAGTACAAGTCAACCGTGGTTACCGTGTTCAATTTAACTCAGCTGTTGGACCATATAAAGGCGGACTTCGTTTCCACCCAACCGTAAACCAAGGAATCTTGAAATTCCTCGGATTTGAACAAATCTTTAAAAACGTTTTGACTGGACTGCCAATCGGAGGCGGTAAAGGTGGATCAGATTTTGATCCTAAAGGCAAGACCGATGCTGAAGTCATGAATTTCTGCCAAAGTTTCATGACTGAATTGCAAAAATACATCGGACCATCACTTGACGTACCTGCTGGTGATATCGGTGTTGGTGGACGTGAGATTGGTTACCTTTACGGACAATACAAACGTCTCAACCAGTTTGACGCAGGTGTCTTGACTGGTAAACCTCTCCCATTTGGTGGTAGCTTGATCCGTCCAGAGGCTACTGGTTACGGTTTGGTCTACTATACGGAAGAAATGCTCAAGGCTAATGGAAATAGCTTTGCTGGTAAAAAAGTGGTGATTTCAGGTTCTGGTAATGTTGCCCAGTTTGCTCTCCAAAAAGCGACTGAACTTGGCGCAACTGTCATCTCAGTATCCGACTCAAATGGTTATGTTATTGATGAAAATGGTATCGACTTCGACCTTCTAGCAGATGTGAAAAATAAACGTCGTGCTCGTTTGACTGAATACGCTGCTGAAAAATCTACTGCTACTTACCACGAAGGTTCTGTCTGGACATACACTGGCAGCTATGACATCGCTCTTCCATGTGCCACTCAAAATGAAATCAATGGTGATGCAGTAAAACGCTTGGTTGCTCAAGGTGTTATCTGTGTATCTGAAGGTGCTAACATGCCAAGTGACCTAGATGCCATCAAAGTCTACAAAGAAAACGGACTCCTTTACGGACCTGCTAAAGCTGCCAACGCTGGTGGTGTAGCCGTTTCAGCCCTTGAAATGAGCCAAAACAGCCTTCGACTCTCATGGACTCGTGAGGAAGTTGACGGCCGTCTCAAAGACATCATGACCAATATCTTTAATACAGCTAAAACAACTGCTGAAACATACGGTCTTGGTACTGACTACCTTGCAGGAGCCAATATCGCTGCCTTCGAAAACGTAGCCAACGCTATGATTGCACAAGGCGTGGTATAA
- a CDS encoding DNA adenine methylase: MKNISPLRYPGGKSQIYEYVRELVVSNNATTYIEPYMGGMGIALKLLLNNDVEKIMVNDFDKAIYAFWYSVLNYTEQLIKKIETTPITIEEWKIQRDIQNNKDNCDDLLSLGFSTLFLNRTNRSGIIKAGVIGGLKQDGDYKLDCRFNREKIIEKITLIASLKKRIKLYNMDAEKFIRLNISRTKNSFTFFDPPYYKKGPGLYTNFYNHENHLSLAKSIKKYMSNKKWILTYDVSDEIFKMYSNLRNEKYYLNYSVTKPSKGIEYIFYSKQLIIPIETQYLKKA, encoded by the coding sequence ATGAAAAATATTAGTCCTTTAAGGTATCCAGGTGGAAAGTCTCAAATTTACGAATATGTTAGAGAGCTCGTTGTATCTAACAATGCAACAACTTATATCGAACCTTATATGGGCGGAATGGGGATTGCCTTGAAGTTACTTCTTAATAATGATGTAGAAAAAATCATGGTGAATGATTTTGATAAAGCAATTTATGCTTTTTGGTATTCCGTGTTAAATTATACTGAACAGCTGATTAAAAAAATTGAAACCACACCTATCACTATCGAAGAATGGAAAATTCAAAGAGATATCCAGAATAATAAAGATAATTGTGATGATTTGCTTTCTCTAGGTTTTTCAACTTTATTCCTCAATCGTACAAATCGTTCAGGTATTATAAAAGCTGGTGTAATTGGTGGTTTAAAACAAGACGGAGATTACAAACTTGATTGTCGATTCAATAGAGAAAAAATTATTGAGAAAATTACATTGATTGCATCTCTAAAAAAACGTATTAAACTTTATAACATGGATGCTGAAAAGTTTATTCGTTTAAATATTTCTAGAACAAAAAATTCTTTTACATTTTTTGATCCACCTTATTATAAAAAAGGACCTGGATTATATACAAACTTCTATAATCATGAAAATCACCTTAGTTTAGCTAAATCCATAAAAAAATATATGTCTAATAAAAAATGGATTCTTACATATGATGTTTCTGATGAAATTTTTAAAATGTACAGTAACCTTAGGAATGAAAAGTATTATCTAAATTATTCTGTGACAAAACCTAGTAAAGGAATTGAATATATTTTCTACTCGAAACAATTAATTATTCCAATTGAAACACAATATTTGAAGAAAGCTTAA
- a CDS encoding helix-turn-helix domain-containing protein yields MFLTFERIKELAKRQGLSLNALEEKLGYSRNTLYSLKKQKASTERMQEIADFFNVSLDYLLGRTDNPAISSDLVTTADGRVVDLSNLRERVVLFDGKPLSDEDVDKIAQIIKLSLGLSDIESE; encoded by the coding sequence ATGTTTCTGACATTTGAAAGAATTAAAGAACTAGCAAAAAGACAAGGTCTCTCTTTAAATGCCTTGGAAGAAAAGCTAGGATATAGTAGAAATACACTTTATTCATTAAAAAAACAAAAAGCTAGCACTGAAAGAATGCAAGAAATTGCTGACTTTTTTAATGTTTCTTTAGATTATCTTCTAGGCCGTACTGACAATCCTGCTATTTCAAGCGACCTTGTCACTACTGCTGACGGCCGTGTGGTCGACTTGTCTAATCTTCGTGAACGTGTGGTTCTCTTTGATGGAAAACCACTATCAGATGAGGATGTAGACAAGATTGCGCAGATCATTAAACTCTCTTTGGGGTTGTCCGACATTGAAAGTGAATGA
- a CDS encoding helix-turn-helix domain-containing protein — protein MSQQHQKWIQIVKDKLNSEGMTQTHLARACGVKKPTISELLKYGKGSDRLKNRVCDVLGIDESWVDLGE, from the coding sequence ATGAGTCAACAACATCAAAAATGGATTCAGATTGTCAAAGACAAATTGAATTCAGAAGGAATGACACAAACACATCTTGCCCGTGCTTGTGGAGTGAAGAAACCTACCATTTCAGAATTACTGAAATATGGTAAAGGTAGCGACAGATTGAAAAACCGAGTGTGCGATGTCCTGGGCATTGACGAAAGCTGGGTTGATTTAGGAGAGTAG
- a CDS encoding AAA family ATPase gives MVYIKELKIKDFRLIKELSFQPSKYVNIISGKNGTGKSTILGMIAQGFSYNNKVIEFISPECQELNKTKFSKLDSELDSELITEYNSILTHFGKPFESSSNEHFKLSEKDVRETEHINVILDNEEWFKVETTNHTDRILPRFVTRRDNNESANYIHPVIYLGLDRLTPLVKTKNKSYSLEISEQDKKDIHILYESILLKQYPDNLTATETNTKKQTAAYIDSERTIEMISSGEDIVGQLLLALYSFKKLKDNYPNHYKGGILLVDEVDATLYPAAQNILLDIFLEKARAWNIQIFVTSHSLTLLEHLETEKIKNQRINRDVKIFTTNESDISDIKLTELDFLYKFKNELLAQVNQELILDKVKVYFEDPEAYFVFKNLIKGFKDSDNLAVSKRIKPISSVSISSSQYQSLHKHKVPEFTNNSIICLDGDQEIDNSKYKNFITLPNHGSKANPEEFVFDILNNPDSEFWEQTSDNYNFPIFMNNSKYRVLQSIKNGTYEEQYENQNGTYKNTKPRVVWKTWFNDEKSNWKGQNNPIVYWKKKNPDSVNEFEKLFKKAYDFVAKNNKIPRL, from the coding sequence ATGGTCTATATCAAAGAACTTAAAATAAAAGATTTCAGGTTGATAAAAGAATTGTCTTTCCAACCATCAAAATACGTCAATATAATTTCAGGAAAAAACGGAACTGGTAAATCTACTATTCTTGGAATGATTGCCCAAGGTTTTTCATACAATAATAAAGTCATTGAATTTATTTCTCCAGAGTGTCAAGAACTTAATAAAACAAAATTTTCTAAATTAGACTCTGAACTAGATTCAGAACTTATAACTGAGTATAATTCCATTCTTACTCATTTTGGAAAACCATTCGAATCCTCTTCAAATGAACATTTTAAACTGTCTGAAAAAGATGTCAGAGAAACAGAACATATCAATGTAATTTTAGATAATGAGGAATGGTTCAAAGTTGAAACTACAAATCATACAGACAGAATATTGCCTCGTTTTGTAACTAGACGAGATAATAATGAATCCGCCAATTATATCCATCCTGTTATTTATCTTGGTCTTGATCGATTAACACCATTAGTCAAAACTAAAAATAAAAGTTATAGTCTCGAAATTTCAGAACAAGATAAGAAAGATATTCATATTTTATATGAATCTATATTGCTTAAACAATATCCGGATAATTTAACTGCCACTGAAACTAATACAAAAAAACAAACTGCAGCATATATCGATTCTGAACGGACAATAGAGATGATATCCTCAGGAGAAGATATTGTTGGACAACTATTACTTGCATTGTATTCATTTAAAAAATTAAAAGATAATTATCCAAATCATTATAAAGGTGGAATTTTATTAGTTGACGAAGTTGATGCAACACTATATCCTGCTGCACAAAATATACTTCTCGATATCTTTTTAGAAAAAGCCAGAGCGTGGAATATACAAATATTCGTAACCTCTCATTCACTTACTCTTTTAGAACATCTTGAAACAGAAAAAATAAAAAACCAAAGAATAAATCGTGATGTTAAAATCTTTACAACTAATGAATCTGATATTTCAGATATCAAATTAACTGAGCTTGACTTTTTATATAAGTTTAAAAATGAATTGCTAGCCCAAGTAAATCAAGAACTGATATTGGATAAGGTAAAAGTTTATTTTGAAGACCCTGAAGCATATTTTGTTTTTAAAAATCTAATTAAAGGATTTAAAGATAGTGATAATTTAGCTGTTTCGAAAAGAATCAAGCCTATCAGTAGTGTAAGTATTTCCTCTAGCCAATATCAATCACTTCACAAACATAAAGTTCCTGAATTTACAAATAACTCCATTATATGTTTAGATGGTGATCAAGAAATCGACAATAGTAAGTACAAAAATTTTATTACCCTACCGAATCATGGATCAAAGGCTAATCCTGAAGAATTTGTTTTTGATATATTAAATAACCCAGACTCTGAATTTTGGGAGCAGACTAGTGACAACTACAATTTTCCTATTTTCATGAATAATTCCAAGTACCGTGTTCTACAATCCATCAAAAACGGTACATATGAAGAACAATATGAAAATCAGAACGGTACATACAAAAATACAAAACCTAGAGTAGTTTGGAAGACTTGGTTTAATGATGAAAAATCAAATTGGAAAGGGCAAAATAATCCAATAGTATATTGGAAGAAGAAAAATCCTGATTCTGTTAATGAATTTGAAAAATTATTTAAAAAAGCATACGATTTTGTGGCCAAAAATAATAAAATACCTAGATTATAA
- the rplJ gene encoding 50S ribosomal protein L10: MSEAIIAKKAELVDVVAEKMKAAASIVVVDARGLTVEQDTVLRRELRGSEVEYKVIKNSILRRAAEKAGLEDLASVFVGPSAVAFSNEDVIAPAKILNDFAKNAEALEIKGGAIEGAVASKEEIVALATLPNREGLLSMLLSVLQAPVRNVALAVKAVADNKEDAA; the protein is encoded by the coding sequence ATGAGTGAAGCAATTATTGCTAAAAAAGCGGAACTAGTTGACGTAGTGGCTGAAAAAATGAAAGCTGCTGCATCTATCGTCGTTGTAGACGCTCGTGGTTTGACAGTTGAGCAAGATACAGTTCTTCGTCGTGAGCTTCGTGGAAGCGAAGTTGAGTATAAAGTCATTAAAAACTCAATCTTGCGTCGTGCAGCTGAAAAAGCTGGTCTTGAAGATCTTGCATCAGTATTTGTTGGACCATCTGCAGTAGCATTTTCTAACGAAGATGTTATCGCACCAGCGAAAATCTTGAACGATTTTGCTAAAAACGCTGAAGCACTTGAAATCAAAGGTGGTGCAATCGAAGGCGCTGTCGCATCTAAAGAAGAAATCGTTGCTCTTGCAACTCTTCCAAACCGCGAAGGACTTCTTTCTATGCTCCTTTCTGTACTTCAAGCGCCAGTGCGCAACGTTGCTCTTGCAGTCAAAGCGGTTGCAGACAACAAAGAAGACGCAGCTTAA